The Thermoproteales archaeon genome includes a window with the following:
- a CDS encoding carbohydrate ABC transporter permease, which produces MVNKYVIKKIIGNGIVYTFLILVTAPILLLYAMLFLSSFSSELIGLIPKDFTLEHWSLMKTGEIIVPGTKGTFYPNLYLVMGNTFLLALAIAAVEVIFSSLAAYAISRFRFRGRSLLMGLILVLHSFPGITLLIALFYILNVLNLYDTLAGVFIVKIALDMPLDIWIMKGFFDGLPWDLEMSALVDGCNRLQAWWKIIMPNIRNGLMSVLIFGFLSGWSEFIYVLTFVSSQKYWTLSMLVYALTTGEYFYINPGVTAAVAIVYMIPVVLFFLFAQKYLLRIQIASKGAV; this is translated from the coding sequence ATGGTAAACAAGTACGTTATTAAGAAGATTATAGGGAATGGGATAGTTTACACTTTTCTAATCTTAGTAACAGCGCCCATACTTCTGCTTTATGCTATGCTTTTCTTAAGCAGCTTTAGTTCTGAATTAATAGGCTTAATACCTAAAGACTTTACATTAGAACATTGGAGTTTAATGAAAACAGGAGAAATAATAGTTCCTGGGACAAAGGGTACATTCTATCCTAATCTCTACCTTGTTATGGGAAATACTTTCCTGCTTGCTCTTGCAATAGCTGCTGTAGAGGTTATATTTTCATCATTAGCTGCATATGCTATATCACGTTTCCGTTTTAGAGGAAGAAGTTTGCTGATGGGATTAATACTGGTGCTTCATTCATTTCCAGGGATAACACTGCTTATTGCATTATTTTATATACTAAACGTCCTAAACTTATACGATACATTAGCCGGAGTATTTATTGTAAAAATTGCCCTGGATATGCCGCTTGACATATGGATAATGAAAGGATTTTTCGATGGTCTGCCATGGGATTTGGAAATGTCAGCACTAGTAGATGGATGTAATAGGCTTCAAGCATGGTGGAAAATAATAATGCCAAACATAAGAAATGGTTTAATGTCAGTGCTAATATTTGGTTTTCTATCAGGATGGAGCGAGTTCATCTACGTTTTAACCTTCGTATCCTCCCAAAAATACTGGACGCTAAGTATGCTAGTATACGCTTTAACAACTGGGGAATATTTCTATATAAATCCAGGCGTAACTGCGGCAGTAGCTATAGTGTACATGATACCAGTGGTGCTATTCTTCCTCTTTGCGCAGAAATATCTGCTTAGAATACAGATAGCTAGTAAAGGAGCAGTTTAA
- a CDS encoding extracellular solute-binding protein — protein sequence MSTKSPTVTLIAVALIALIVGVVIGYMIPKAPTGEVVPKSEYDKVLAENEQLRSKVEELQKKLEAMGAKEITIVIWTIGPDPPSEYRYKNFEIAAEMLNKWLTLMGSNVKVKVEGEFFVRPVEWKEYRNKFYMAAKAGKAPDIYLTGHEDIGFLADNNYIIPLDDYIQEYWDVVYYDVIPTLWKAVEYKGHKWAIPQDTEVRPLYFRKDILRQLGWSEEEIEALPKKIQNGEFTLEDLLELAKQAKDAGLVERGLVHRVKEGYDYFQFYLGFGGRLWDPAQGKMVFTKSAWKKTLEWFHRAVYEYEVISPTQFSGDWDKDFHGPFTQGKTLFLSGGSWHKGEWISKGLLTEESFKENVGFALHPAGEAGLKPVTLSHPLIYTITKQAADRGVADVAFMLITLVTDPHLNANHAIASSHLAILYSEILDSRYTQDWFLKDVAYMLDYTTFIPNHPNWGDYSRVVYESIKAVEGGESPEDAYNYMLSEIQKLGDVFIIED from the coding sequence TTGAGCACTAAATCCCCGACAGTCACTCTTATAGCCGTAGCCTTAATCGCCCTGATCGTGGGCGTCGTAATAGGCTACATGATACCAAAAGCACCAACAGGCGAAGTTGTACCTAAATCCGAATATGATAAAGTACTAGCCGAAAACGAGCAATTAAGGTCTAAAGTAGAAGAGCTTCAAAAGAAACTAGAGGCAATGGGAGCTAAAGAAATAACCATTGTAATATGGACTATAGGCCCTGATCCACCATCAGAATATAGGTATAAGAATTTTGAAATTGCAGCAGAAATGTTGAATAAATGGCTTACGCTAATGGGATCTAACGTGAAAGTGAAAGTTGAGGGCGAATTCTTCGTAAGACCAGTAGAATGGAAAGAATATAGGAACAAATTCTACATGGCTGCGAAAGCTGGAAAGGCTCCAGACATTTATCTGACAGGACATGAGGATATAGGATTTTTAGCTGATAACAACTACATAATCCCATTAGACGATTATATTCAAGAATACTGGGATGTAGTATATTACGACGTTATTCCAACCTTATGGAAAGCAGTCGAATATAAAGGACATAAATGGGCTATACCGCAAGACACTGAAGTAAGACCATTATACTTTAGAAAAGATATACTAAGACAACTAGGATGGAGCGAAGAGGAAATAGAAGCATTGCCCAAGAAGATTCAAAACGGCGAGTTTACACTAGAAGATTTGCTAGAATTAGCTAAACAAGCTAAAGATGCTGGACTAGTAGAGAGGGGACTTGTTCATAGAGTTAAAGAGGGATATGATTACTTCCAATTCTACCTAGGATTTGGCGGAAGACTATGGGATCCAGCCCAAGGTAAAATGGTATTTACGAAGAGTGCATGGAAGAAGACTCTAGAATGGTTCCATCGCGCAGTATACGAGTATGAAGTAATCAGTCCAACACAATTTAGCGGAGACTGGGACAAAGACTTCCATGGTCCATTTACTCAAGGAAAAACACTGTTCCTCTCTGGAGGAAGCTGGCATAAAGGAGAGTGGATAAGTAAAGGACTCTTGACAGAAGAATCCTTTAAAGAGAATGTAGGTTTTGCGTTGCATCCAGCAGGAGAAGCAGGATTAAAACCTGTTACCTTAAGCCATCCATTAATATACACGATAACTAAACAAGCGGCTGATAGAGGAGTTGCCGACGTAGCTTTTATGCTAATAACACTAGTAACAGATCCTCACTTAAACGCTAACCACGCCATAGCAAGCTCGCACCTAGCAATATTATACAGTGAGATCCTTGATTCAAGATACACGCAAGACTGGTTCCTAAAAGACGTAGCATACATGCTAGACTACACAACGTTCATACCAAACCATCCGAATTGGGGCGACTATAGCAGAGTAGTCTATGAAAGCATTAAAGCCGTAGAGGGCGGCGAAAGTCCAGAAGACGCATACAACTACATGCTTAGCGAAATACAGAAACTAGGAGACGTTTTTATTATAGAGGACTAA
- a CDS encoding fructose-bisphosphate aldolase gives MMPLPGKAIRLGKIFRKKTGKTVIIALDHGRRRGPIKGLENPRKTIELLIDSDVDAFMVTPAVLEKNYDLFVGRTSVIARIDGTGTVKGPDETDDRLIASVLRALKLGADAVSVMVWIGSINEADNLEKLAMVAEDCFNYGLPLLAEVIPCPPHLPDKYSWENVAYGSRIAAELGADIIKTFYPGSLEKFKLVIERVPVPIVILGGPKIEKIEDFLKIVYEAIIAGAQGVAIGRNVFQAEDPIKVANAISAIVHSGTSAEEALQFLK, from the coding sequence ATGATGCCGCTACCAGGAAAAGCCATTCGCTTAGGGAAAATCTTTAGAAAAAAGACTGGAAAAACTGTTATTATCGCCTTAGATCATGGTAGAAGAAGAGGCCCTATAAAGGGCTTAGAAAATCCCAGGAAGACTATTGAATTATTGATAGATTCCGATGTAGACGCTTTCATGGTTACGCCTGCAGTTTTGGAAAAAAATTATGATTTATTCGTTGGCAGAACCAGTGTTATAGCGAGAATAGATGGTACTGGTACAGTGAAAGGACCGGATGAAACTGATGATAGGCTGATTGCAAGCGTTTTGAGAGCTTTAAAACTTGGCGCTGACGCGGTATCTGTAATGGTATGGATTGGTAGCATAAATGAAGCAGATAATTTGGAGAAGCTAGCTATGGTTGCTGAGGATTGTTTCAACTATGGTTTACCATTATTGGCTGAAGTTATACCATGTCCTCCACATCTACCAGATAAGTATTCATGGGAAAACGTCGCCTATGGTTCTAGAATTGCCGCAGAATTAGGGGCAGATATTATAAAAACTTTTTATCCCGGTTCGCTAGAAAAGTTTAAGCTTGTGATCGAACGTGTACCAGTTCCAATAGTTATTCTTGGAGGCCCAAAGATAGAGAAAATAGAAGATTTTCTGAAAATAGTTTATGAGGCTATTATTGCTGGCGCACAGGGAGTTGCCATAGGAAGAAATGTATTTCAAGCAGAAGATCCTATAAAGGTAGCCAATGCGATATCAGCCATAGTGCATTCAGGAACAAGTGCTGAGGAGGCTTTGCAATTTTTAAAATAG
- a CDS encoding sugar ABC transporter permease, with the protein MKMFRLTGKYLWLFLGPTLTIITIFFIIPVFLTLLISFTDMDYAFEWNWIGLENYIRMLEDQWLPKILNNTFFYVFVTLTCFNVGMALVISILTTHINEYVGSAFRAIWLLPRITPSTVYALLWLWASREDAMSLFNWILGFFGMPPINWRLHQPWLLVILVNGFVGVSFGMIIFTAALKSIPNDFLWAAQVDGASTFQVIRHVELPLIKWPILFVLAYQTLSLLTSYEYILLVTDGGPGFFTTEVWALRSYHLAFAQYGGRVYFGYGAALSTILVVIGLIMSILYLKLFRFRELIIEPKIEVQ; encoded by the coding sequence ATGAAAATGTTTAGGCTCACTGGCAAGTATCTATGGCTATTTTTAGGACCTACATTAACTATAATAACTATCTTCTTCATAATTCCAGTCTTTTTAACGCTTTTAATTAGTTTCACAGACATGGACTATGCTTTCGAGTGGAACTGGATAGGTCTAGAAAATTACATAAGAATGTTAGAAGATCAATGGCTACCTAAAATACTAAACAACACGTTTTTCTATGTCTTTGTAACATTAACCTGCTTTAATGTTGGAATGGCTTTAGTAATTTCAATATTGACCACCCACATTAACGAGTATGTAGGATCAGCATTCAGAGCTATTTGGTTGCTTCCAAGAATAACACCATCAACTGTCTATGCTTTATTATGGCTATGGGCATCACGCGAAGATGCTATGAGCCTATTTAATTGGATTCTAGGATTTTTTGGAATGCCGCCTATAAACTGGAGACTTCATCAACCATGGCTACTAGTTATACTAGTAAATGGTTTTGTCGGCGTAAGCTTTGGAATGATAATATTTACAGCTGCATTAAAAAGCATACCAAACGATTTTCTCTGGGCTGCGCAAGTTGATGGAGCATCGACATTTCAAGTTATCAGACATGTTGAGCTTCCTTTGATAAAATGGCCTATATTATTCGTGTTAGCTTATCAAACATTATCATTGCTTACAAGCTATGAATACATATTACTAGTAACTGACGGCGGCCCTGGCTTTTTCACGACGGAGGTATGGGCTTTACGCTCCTATCATTTGGCGTTTGCACAGTATGGAGGCAGGGTCTATTTCGGTTATGGTGCGGCACTTTCAACAATATTAGTAGTGATAGGATTGATAATGTCGATTCTCTATCTTAAGCTATTCAGGTTTAGAGAGCTAATCATAGAGCCTAAAATAGAGGTGCAATAA